From the Myxococcales bacterium genome, one window contains:
- a CDS encoding OmpA family protein, whose protein sequence is MRFSTSSARSLVAALTLFSTASCVSPPPPTEPIEATIVEPGENTALRVDQAVILLDASGSMEASSRFLSTQNLASSFVAGMPEGGYATAVVTFGGDASEIFGFAPFDRDDLENAVIDGELLGKSTDIPAVLKEVQGLLRGRTGTTAIVLFSDGKAARHGRDLGLEHTLAAAFQLVAENQGEVCFFTIQSGDDPAGTRLMQSLAAVTGCGRYRHADSLTSTASLHELEQYVFFAALLPAVSAPPPAIVVVQKVDRDGDGVEDGTDQCLDTPHFAHVNDFGCWVLDSYTFDTRQFRILDSQYEALDEVAEVLKMNPELRIRIDGHTDSMGTAQFNQTLSEQRADAVRHYLEATGIDAARLMTRGFGMSSPLASNNTQEGMATNRRCQLTVLK, encoded by the coding sequence ATGCGCTTCTCGACATCTTCCGCCCGTTCGCTCGTAGCCGCGCTGACCCTGTTCAGCACTGCGAGTTGCGTCTCTCCCCCACCCCCCACTGAGCCCATCGAGGCGACAATCGTCGAACCCGGCGAGAACACGGCCCTTCGCGTCGACCAGGCCGTGATCCTGCTCGATGCATCCGGTTCAATGGAAGCTTCCTCTCGCTTCCTCTCTACCCAAAACCTCGCTTCATCGTTCGTCGCGGGGATGCCCGAGGGCGGCTACGCCACGGCGGTCGTCACCTTTGGCGGCGACGCCAGCGAGATCTTCGGCTTTGCCCCATTCGACCGCGACGATTTGGAAAACGCGGTGATCGACGGCGAACTGCTCGGCAAGAGCACCGACATTCCCGCGGTGCTGAAAGAAGTACAAGGCTTGTTGAGGGGGCGGACGGGCACCACTGCGATCGTGCTCTTTTCCGATGGCAAAGCGGCCCGCCACGGTCGCGATCTGGGCCTCGAGCACACGCTTGCAGCCGCGTTTCAATTGGTCGCTGAAAATCAGGGGGAAGTCTGCTTCTTCACGATCCAGTCGGGTGACGACCCGGCGGGCACGCGACTGATGCAGAGCCTTGCCGCCGTCACGGGATGTGGCCGCTATCGACACGCCGACTCGCTGACCAGCACAGCGTCCCTTCACGAACTCGAGCAGTACGTATTCTTCGCAGCGCTGCTCCCCGCCGTCAGCGCGCCGCCGCCAGCCATTGTCGTCGTCCAAAAGGTCGACCGTGACGGGGATGGCGTAGAAGACGGAACGGATCAGTGTCTCGACACCCCGCACTTCGCACACGTGAACGACTTCGGCTGCTGGGTGCTCGACAGCTACACCTTCGACACCCGGCAGTTCCGCATTCTCGATTCGCAGTACGAAGCACTCGACGAAGTCGCAGAAGTACTCAAGATGAACCCCGAGTTGCGCATCCGCATCGACGGTCACACGGATTCCATGGGGACTGCGCAGTTCAATCAAACCCTTTCGGAGCAGCGGGCCGATGCGGTGCGGCACTACCTCGAGGCCACCGGTATCGACGCCGCCCGTCTGATGACCCGGGGTTTCGGCATGAGTTCACCGCTTGCGAGCAACAACACCCAAGAAGGCATGGCGACAAACCGCCGTTGTCAGCTGACGGTTTTGAAGTAG
- a CDS encoding MFS transporter: MTRSHPEESLGANPGDAALNPADSVAMGVPANRVRPVDDKTRSGGTFRALSHPSFRLLFMAFIINQTGFWLSHLSLQKQMTLLSNNDTRMVGLLFFFLFLPAFLFAPLAGVVADQFDRKTIVLCCYGLIASCCATLTWLTAMDEMTPYRMIAVAAFMGLSFAFSGPASFAIAANTVPAEDLPSAVSLQSAANNLTRVMGPFIAIPIVASGRYDISFASYLVAALVAAFLTMQMKIDRFVPGNDESGIWNRMHNGIVHAQERHPAVPALSLVAMLSFFGVSHTVLLSAYATDVLKDGQYFTWLVCATGIGAVAGALRSGREQNPGIFSASRKLIVYGATLAVFGATENLTVALIAQIVIGYCYFAVMTSLQTLIQQIVDDSKRGRVMSLFQVCWAGLVPFGSLAMGYLAVPLGVSTTLILTSVICAGYGAFMCLMSRNWKKRGQVYG; encoded by the coding sequence GTGACCAGATCCCATCCCGAAGAAAGTCTCGGCGCAAACCCCGGCGACGCCGCGCTCAATCCTGCCGACTCCGTCGCCATGGGCGTGCCGGCCAATCGCGTTCGACCCGTCGATGACAAAACAAGAAGTGGCGGCACGTTCCGAGCGCTGTCCCATCCCTCGTTTCGGCTGCTCTTCATGGCCTTCATCATCAACCAGACCGGGTTCTGGCTTTCCCATCTTTCGCTTCAAAAACAGATGACCCTGCTCAGCAACAACGACACGCGCATGGTGGGTCTGCTCTTCTTCTTTCTTTTTCTGCCGGCATTTCTCTTCGCCCCGCTAGCGGGGGTCGTGGCGGATCAATTCGACCGCAAGACGATCGTCCTCTGCTGCTACGGCCTGATCGCCAGCTGCTGTGCCACGCTCACCTGGTTGACCGCAATGGACGAGATGACGCCCTACCGCATGATCGCAGTCGCGGCTTTCATGGGTCTGTCCTTCGCGTTCTCCGGCCCGGCAAGCTTTGCGATCGCGGCGAATACGGTACCCGCTGAGGATCTCCCGAGTGCCGTGTCCCTGCAATCGGCCGCGAACAACCTGACCCGGGTCATGGGCCCCTTCATCGCGATACCGATCGTGGCCTCAGGCCGCTATGACATCTCGTTTGCGAGTTACCTGGTCGCGGCCCTGGTCGCCGCGTTCCTGACCATGCAGATGAAGATCGATCGCTTTGTCCCCGGAAATGACGAGAGCGGCATCTGGAATCGCATGCACAACGGCATCGTCCACGCTCAGGAACGTCACCCCGCCGTACCCGCTCTCAGCCTGGTTGCGATGCTGTCGTTCTTCGGGGTTTCGCATACGGTGCTGCTGAGCGCCTACGCGACAGACGTTTTGAAGGATGGACAGTATTTTACCTGGCTCGTGTGCGCGACCGGGATCGGAGCCGTGGCCGGAGCGCTGCGATCTGGACGTGAACAGAACCCGGGAATATTCTCGGCATCTCGCAAACTCATCGTCTACGGCGCAACACTCGCAGTATTTGGCGCGACGGAAAACCTCACAGTTGCTTTGATCGCACAAATAGTGATCGGATACTGCTACTTCGCCGTGATGACCAGCCTCCAAACGTTGATCCAACAAATTGTAGATGATTCGAAACGCGGCCGAGTCATGAGCCTGTTTCAGGTCTGCTGGGCCGGCTTGGTGCCCTTCGGAAGTCTTGCGATGGGATACCTCGCGGTGCCGCTCGGTGTCTCGACGACGCTCATACTCACGTCCGTGATCTGCGCCGGTTACGGAGCGTTCATGTGTCTTATGTCTCGCAACTGGAAGAAGCGCGGGCAAGTTTACGGTTGA